GCACAGTGGTGGCAATTCTAGTTTCATAACTTTTATGCGATAATATAAATCTTGGCGAAATTCTCCATGTCCTACAAGTTTAGCCAAATCGCGGTTAGTAGCTGTAATGAGGCGAACGTTTGTTGTTTCAGATTTAGTAGCACCAAGAGGTTCATACTGCTTTTCTTGTAATACTCTTAGAAGCTTAACTTGCAAAGCGGGGCTGACTTCACCGATTTCATCTAAAAATAAGGTGCCACGGTTTGCCAGGGCAAAACGTCCAGGTTTATCTTTATTTGCTCCAGTAAAAGCCCCGCTTTTATAACCAAATAACTCAGACTCTAGTAGTGTATCAGGAAGGGCTCCGCAGTTTACGGCAATAAATGGGCCGTTACGGCGGTTACTCAGTCCGTGAATAGCGCGAGCAATAAGTTCTTTGCCTGTACCTGTTTCACCTTGTATTAATATAGTACTTTCGCTTTCTGCTATACGAGGCAGAACTTCAAGTATACGACGCATTGAATTGCTGCGACTGAAAATATCGCCTACTTGAAAGCGGCCTTTAATTTCTTTGCGTAATTCTTCAATCAAACTCAAATCGCGAAAAGTTTCAGCACCGCCACATACTTTACCATTGGTGTCACGAAGCAGGGCGGTAGATACGCTAATAGGAATACGTTTACCTTGGGCGTTGACAATAAACGCTGTTTTATTAACTACCGGAATTTTAGTTTTTAAGGTATGACGCAAAGCACATTCTGTTTCACACATACTTGCACGAAATACAT
The Deltaproteobacteria bacterium DNA segment above includes these coding regions:
- a CDS encoding sigma 54-interacting transcriptional regulator; this translates as MSKLSKTSVSTLAKISAVSTESILESISDGVFTVDDSWRITSFNRAAEQITGVSRTDALGRRCSDVFRASMCETECALRHTLKTKIPVVNKTAFIVNAQGKRIPISVSTALLRDTNGKVCGGAETFRDLSLIEELRKEIKGRFQVGDIFSRSNSMRRILEVLPRIAESESTILIQGETGTGKELIARAIHGLSNRRNGPFIAVNCGALPDTLLESELFGYKSGAFTGANKDKPGRFALANRGTLFLDEIGEVSPALQVKLLRVLQEKQYEPLGATKSETTNVRLITATNRDLAKLVGHGEFRQDLYYRIKVMKLELPPLCKRREDIPLLVSHFITVFNAIQNKNITGASPDVMAVLMAHNFPGNVRELSNIIEHGFMLCHDGQIELDHLPKEMMPISFHSEYKRKMHDVVTVVEAQTIRDAINRNNGNRRKVARELGMHKSTLYRKIKQLGIELPLKDGRFNIK